A genome region from Chengkuizengella sp. SCS-71B includes the following:
- the iolG gene encoding inositol 2-dehydrogenase, giving the protein MVKGIVKQTLKIGIIGAGRIGKLHAENLVLLEKVELKAISDIYVDNVIDWANKLGINKTTKDYKEIIEDPEIDAVYICSPTNTHAQMIKEAAEAKKHIFCEKPISFSAEETFEALKVVEQHGVKLQVGFNRRFDHNFKKVHDTVINGLIGDPHIVKITSRDPEPPPAEYIKASGGLFMDMAIHDFDMARYVTGSEVEEVYVQGASLVDPVFKQYGDVDTAIITLKFENGAIGVIDNSRKAVYGYDQRVEVFGSKGSVAIQNDHPTTVEISTVQGVFKDKPKYFFLERYKDAYVVESKEFIQSLLQDSPLVCTGNDGYQAELIAKAAKESLQQGKPVKIEH; this is encoded by the coding sequence ATGGTGAAAGGCATAGTGAAACAGACTTTAAAGATAGGTATTATCGGTGCTGGTAGAATAGGAAAGTTGCATGCAGAGAATTTAGTTTTATTAGAAAAGGTTGAATTGAAAGCGATTTCTGATATTTACGTTGATAACGTGATAGATTGGGCGAATAAATTAGGAATCAATAAAACGACAAAAGATTATAAGGAAATAATAGAAGATCCAGAAATTGATGCAGTATACATATGCTCACCTACCAATACACATGCACAAATGATTAAAGAGGCAGCTGAAGCGAAGAAACATATTTTCTGTGAAAAACCGATTAGCTTTTCAGCAGAAGAAACATTTGAAGCACTAAAAGTTGTTGAGCAACATGGTGTGAAACTGCAGGTTGGTTTCAATCGACGTTTTGATCATAACTTTAAAAAGGTGCACGATACTGTTATAAATGGTTTGATTGGAGATCCGCATATCGTAAAAATCACTTCACGTGATCCTGAACCACCTCCTGCTGAATATATTAAAGCTTCTGGCGGTTTGTTTATGGATATGGCCATTCACGATTTTGATATGGCACGTTATGTGACTGGTAGTGAAGTAGAAGAGGTTTATGTTCAAGGTGCTAGTTTAGTAGATCCAGTGTTTAAGCAATATGGAGATGTGGATACGGCTATCATTACTCTGAAATTTGAAAACGGTGCCATTGGTGTGATTGATAACAGCCGAAAGGCAGTATATGGATATGATCAAAGAGTAGAGGTGTTTGGTTCTAAAGGTTCTGTAGCGATTCAAAATGATCATCCAACAACCGTTGAAATTAGTACGGTTCAGGGTGTGTTTAAAGATAAACCTAAATATTTCTTTTTAGAAAGATATAAGGATGCATATGTTGTAGAGTCAAAAGAATTTATACAGTCCTTACTTCAAGATTCACCACTAGTATGCACTGGCAATGATGGATATCAGGCGGAATTAATTGCAAAGGCAGCAAAGGAATCTTTGCAGCAAGGAAAGCCAGTAAAAATTGAACATTAA
- a CDS encoding ABC transporter substrate-binding protein has translation MKKSLFVILSVLLLISIVAAGCSSDSNTVAIYTAFPEQEVVMYIEQFEEETGIEVKFVRLSAGETLARIKAEKSNPQASVWFGGPSDTFVAAANDDLLEAYQPEGVSEISEQFRDAKKVWTPIYVGALGFASNTEWLEKEGIEPPQSWADLLKPEYQGNVTMAHPASSGTAYSVYATLVQLKGEQEALDYFLQLDENIRQYTKSGSAPAKQAGFGETGVGLSFAHDILKPKHEGYPITLSFPSDGTGYEVGAVALIKGAPSDQTENAQKFIDWAISKQAQDLYAESGSFRLPVNPEAKVPEGAVKLSDLSVINYDAVWAGENRDELLDKFESYVVGKDAVVE, from the coding sequence ATGAAAAAATCTTTATTCGTTATTTTATCTGTATTGTTGTTAATAAGCATAGTAGCAGCAGGTTGTAGTTCAGATTCTAATACTGTAGCAATTTATACAGCATTTCCAGAACAAGAAGTTGTTATGTATATTGAACAGTTTGAAGAAGAAACGGGTATTGAAGTTAAGTTTGTACGTTTATCTGCAGGGGAGACATTAGCTCGAATTAAAGCTGAAAAATCAAATCCACAAGCAAGTGTTTGGTTTGGAGGTCCATCAGATACATTTGTTGCAGCAGCAAATGATGATTTGTTAGAAGCTTACCAACCTGAGGGAGTGTCTGAAATCTCAGAACAATTCAGAGATGCTAAAAAAGTATGGACACCGATATATGTTGGAGCGTTAGGTTTTGCAAGTAATACCGAATGGTTAGAAAAAGAAGGAATTGAACCTCCTCAAAGCTGGGCAGATTTATTAAAACCAGAATACCAAGGGAATGTTACAATGGCTCATCCTGCGTCCTCTGGAACGGCATACTCTGTTTATGCCACACTTGTACAATTGAAAGGTGAACAAGAGGCTTTGGATTACTTCTTACAGCTTGATGAAAACATTAGGCAATATACCAAATCTGGATCTGCTCCAGCAAAACAAGCTGGATTTGGTGAAACAGGTGTAGGCCTTTCCTTTGCTCATGACATTTTAAAACCTAAACATGAAGGTTACCCTATCACGTTATCTTTCCCAAGTGACGGTACTGGTTATGAAGTTGGCGCTGTTGCATTAATTAAAGGTGCTCCGAGTGACCAAACTGAAAATGCCCAAAAATTCATTGATTGGGCAATTAGTAAACAAGCACAGGATTTATACGCAGAATCAGGATCTTTCCGATTACCTGTAAATCCAGAGGCAAAAGTGCCTGAAGGTGCAGTGAAACTTTCTGATTTAAGTGTTATTAATTATGATGCTGTATGGGCTGGAGAAAACAGAGATGAGTTACTTGATAAATTTGAGTCTTATGTTGTTGGTAAAGACGCTGTAGTGGAATAA
- a CDS encoding LacI family DNA-binding transcriptional regulator, translating into MVTIKDIAKQLGISVSTVSRALNDHSDIKKETKMKVLETVKKLNYRPNSIARSLIHQRTYTVGLMIPDITDPFFSTISVGAQELLSEQGYQVIIGNTLRDSDKEKRFIESALERKMDGLIITPDHVDEELVDMLSNINIPVVFLRRRPAKGLKVPFVDVNHYNGACQAVEHLISLGHKQIGYIGIPLETQIAIDRFQGYKDTLEKHNISYISDYIQLTGGRTIQSGRIAMDQLFSQIPEMTALFAYNDLLAIGALESLAQHNMNVPEAISIMGFDDLEISSLYWIQLSTMSQPRNQMGRHAAETLLKMMNHSDTDEIPESILLNSVLVNRNTCKKITFR; encoded by the coding sequence TTGGTTACTATCAAAGACATTGCAAAGCAACTAGGTATCTCTGTTTCTACTGTCTCACGCGCTTTGAATGATCATTCTGATATAAAAAAAGAAACAAAAATGAAAGTTTTAGAAACCGTTAAAAAACTAAATTATCGTCCGAATAGTATAGCAAGAAGTTTGATTCATCAACGTACCTACACAGTAGGATTAATGATTCCAGATATTACAGATCCTTTCTTCTCAACGATTTCTGTTGGTGCTCAAGAGTTATTATCAGAACAAGGATATCAAGTCATTATTGGAAATACCTTGCGAGATAGCGACAAAGAAAAACGTTTCATTGAAAGTGCATTGGAACGAAAAATGGACGGGTTGATCATTACTCCTGATCATGTCGACGAAGAACTTGTTGACATGTTATCTAATATAAACATCCCTGTTGTTTTTTTAAGAAGAAGACCTGCCAAAGGATTAAAGGTACCTTTTGTTGACGTAAATCATTACAATGGTGCATGTCAAGCCGTTGAACATTTAATTTCACTAGGTCACAAACAGATAGGTTATATTGGAATCCCTTTAGAAACACAAATTGCGATTGATCGATTTCAAGGTTACAAAGATACATTAGAAAAACACAATATCTCGTACATCTCTGATTACATACAACTTACAGGTGGAAGAACGATACAGTCTGGTCGAATTGCAATGGATCAATTATTCTCACAAATACCAGAAATGACCGCGTTATTTGCTTACAACGATTTATTGGCAATAGGTGCTCTAGAGTCACTAGCTCAACACAACATGAATGTTCCAGAAGCTATATCAATTATGGGATTTGATGATTTAGAAATATCAAGTTTGTATTGGATTCAATTGTCAACCATGTCTCAACCACGTAATCAAATGGGACGACATGCTGCAGAAACATTATTGAAAATGATGAATCATTCTGATACAGATGAAATACCAGAGTCTATTTTATTAAATTCTGTTCTGGTTAATAGAAATACTTGTAAGAAAATCACTTTTCGGTAA
- a CDS encoding endonuclease/exonuclease/phosphatase family protein translates to MNNKKNNEEKFTIMTWNIYFGANLEPLIGTTPEEVPQVTTEIFNQFEQTNFRERAKSISQQIKNIKPHLIGLQEVALWTVRSLTTKSETNFLTILLEELKRIGLEYGVVALNHNFSSELPSSTGDLIGILDRDVILAKRNAGFCFCNIQEENFSKNLVVPVGGVLFTVLRGWSSVDICFQGQKFRLLNTHLEGNSVDVQMEQAKELLNGPANTTLPILFIGDFNSNAEGVIKPTYDLLINFGFTDVWNISGIGFGFTAFQARDLLNPIPTLTERIDLILFKGNFNVKLSNTVGDKQEDRTLSGLWPSDHAGVLSESIQIIIHGEVV, encoded by the coding sequence ATGAATAACAAAAAAAATAATGAGGAAAAATTTACTATAATGACTTGGAATATATATTTTGGAGCTAATTTAGAACCTCTTATCGGTACAACACCAGAAGAAGTTCCACAAGTAACAACAGAAATTTTTAATCAATTTGAGCAAACTAATTTTCGAGAAAGGGCCAAGTCCATCTCACAACAAATTAAAAATATAAAACCTCATTTAATAGGGCTTCAAGAAGTAGCACTATGGACAGTTAGAAGTCTGACAACGAAGAGTGAAACAAATTTTTTAACTATTCTTTTAGAAGAATTAAAAAGGATAGGTTTGGAATACGGTGTAGTGGCATTGAATCATAACTTTAGTAGTGAATTACCCAGCAGTACGGGGGATTTGATTGGCATTTTAGATAGAGATGTTATTCTTGCAAAAAGGAATGCAGGTTTTTGTTTTTGTAATATACAAGAGGAGAACTTTTCTAAAAATTTAGTGGTTCCTGTAGGAGGTGTTTTGTTTACTGTTCTTCGGGGTTGGTCTTCTGTAGATATTTGTTTTCAAGGACAAAAATTCAGGTTATTGAATACACACTTAGAGGGGAATTCAGTAGATGTACAAATGGAGCAAGCAAAGGAGTTATTAAATGGTCCCGCTAATACTACACTTCCGATATTATTCATTGGTGATTTTAATTCAAATGCAGAGGGAGTTATAAAACCAACTTACGATTTACTGATTAACTTTGGGTTTACAGATGTTTGGAATATTTCAGGCATAGGATTTGGATTTACAGCGTTCCAGGCTAGAGATTTATTAAATCCTATTCCTACTTTGACTGAGAGGATTGATTTAATATTATTCAAAGGTAATTTTAATGTAAAGCTTTCTAATACTGTGGGTGATAAACAAGAAGATCGGACACTATCAGGACTTTGGCCTTCTGATCATGCGGGAGTTTTAAGTGAAAGTATTCAAATCATCATACATGGTGAGGTTGTATAA
- the iolD gene encoding 3D-(3,5/4)-trihydroxycyclohexane-1,2-dione acylhydrolase (decyclizing) yields METIRLTMSQALLKFLDQQYVELDGKEIKFFKGVMGIFGHGNVTGIGEALEQDKGSLTYIQGKNEQGMAHAAMAYAKQKNRLETFACTSSIGPGALNMVTAAGTATVNRIPVLFLPGDIFACRQPDPVLQQIEDPTDYNVTANDAFKPVSKYWDRISRPEQLMTAALNAMRVLTDPVDTGAVTLCLPQDVQSEAYDYPLAFFEKRVFYMDRKPLTQSGLQRAAQLIKSKKKPLIIAGGGVHYSLATDTLQEFAETFQIPVTDTQAGKSAMSWDHPLNMGSVGVTGSLAANLLAKETDLVIAVGTRLADFPTSSKQAFQNPQVDIISINVSPFDALKMNGLSIVADAKETLTSLTQVLSQEGYQTEYDQSHLSSLKKEWDTEVDRLYALESDRGLTQTRVLGEINEFIDEKDVIVGAAGSLPGDLHRVWRTTQPKTYHLEYGFSCMGYEVSGALGVKMAEPSREVYAMCGDGSFLMLHSELLTSIQEGQKINVILLDNHGFQCIHNLQRGHGSDGFGNEFRYRSKETNRLTADYVPIDFAAYAGALGVKTYKVHTLEELKDALVQSKRDTISTLIDIKVLSGTNTDGYESWWRVGVAEVSESEKVQQAHKQMEQNIKLTKQY; encoded by the coding sequence ATGGAAACTATTCGTTTAACAATGTCACAGGCACTACTGAAGTTTCTAGATCAGCAATACGTTGAATTAGATGGCAAAGAAATAAAATTTTTTAAAGGTGTTATGGGCATATTTGGACATGGAAATGTGACAGGGATTGGGGAAGCGTTAGAACAAGATAAAGGAAGTTTAACCTATATTCAAGGAAAAAATGAACAGGGTATGGCACATGCTGCAATGGCATATGCAAAACAAAAAAATAGACTGGAAACCTTTGCTTGTACATCCTCTATAGGTCCTGGTGCCTTAAATATGGTCACTGCAGCAGGTACTGCTACTGTAAACCGCATTCCTGTGCTTTTTCTTCCAGGTGATATATTTGCATGTAGACAACCTGATCCTGTTTTACAACAAATTGAAGACCCTACAGATTATAATGTCACAGCGAACGATGCATTTAAACCAGTGAGTAAATATTGGGATCGTATTTCTAGACCAGAACAATTAATGACAGCAGCATTGAATGCGATGCGAGTGTTAACTGATCCTGTGGATACTGGAGCAGTTACGTTATGTCTTCCTCAAGATGTTCAGAGTGAAGCTTATGACTATCCTCTAGCATTTTTTGAAAAACGAGTTTTTTATATGGATAGAAAGCCTTTAACTCAAAGTGGGTTGCAGAGAGCTGCCCAACTTATCAAATCTAAAAAGAAACCTTTGATCATTGCAGGTGGTGGAGTGCATTATTCCTTAGCAACCGATACGTTGCAAGAGTTTGCTGAAACATTTCAAATTCCTGTAACAGACACACAAGCAGGTAAAAGTGCAATGTCTTGGGACCATCCTCTTAACATGGGGTCTGTTGGTGTGACAGGGTCATTGGCGGCAAATCTATTAGCAAAAGAGACAGATTTAGTAATCGCCGTGGGTACTAGATTAGCGGATTTCCCTACATCATCAAAACAAGCTTTTCAAAATCCACAAGTAGACATCATTAGCATTAATGTAAGTCCATTTGACGCTCTAAAAATGAACGGATTAAGCATCGTGGCAGATGCGAAAGAGACGTTAACATCATTAACACAAGTGTTAAGTCAAGAAGGGTATCAAACTGAATATGATCAAAGTCATTTATCGAGCTTGAAAAAAGAATGGGATACAGAGGTAGACCGATTATATGCATTAGAAAGTGATCGAGGTTTAACACAAACAAGAGTATTGGGTGAAATAAATGAATTTATTGATGAAAAAGATGTGATTGTAGGTGCAGCTGGAAGTTTACCAGGAGATTTACATCGTGTATGGCGAACAACTCAGCCTAAAACCTATCATTTGGAATATGGTTTCTCTTGTATGGGATACGAAGTTTCAGGTGCACTTGGTGTGAAAATGGCAGAGCCAAGTCGAGAGGTATATGCCATGTGTGGAGACGGAAGTTTCCTAATGTTACATTCAGAGCTTCTGACAAGTATACAAGAAGGTCAAAAAATCAATGTCATATTATTGGATAATCATGGCTTCCAATGTATTCATAACTTGCAAAGAGGGCATGGAAGTGATGGATTCGGAAATGAATTTCGTTATCGTTCTAAAGAAACAAATCGATTAACAGCTGATTATGTTCCGATAGATTTTGCAGCTTATGCCGGTGCGTTAGGTGTAAAAACATATAAGGTTCATACTTTAGAAGAATTAAAAGATGCTCTTGTACAATCGAAACGAGATACCATATCAACTTTAATAGATATTAAAGTTCTTTCTGGCACAAATACTGATGGATACGAATCATGGTGGCGGGTAGGTGTAGCAGAAGTTTCTGAAAGTGAAAAAG